One Synergistaceae bacterium DNA window includes the following coding sequences:
- a CDS encoding slipin family protein, which translates to MVIRTLDFDIGAVISWLGSSAVVLFFLLIVLSMAVRVVPEYRRLVLFRLGRLVGSRGPGIVFILPFLDRAVTVDLRILTLDVPVQEVITKDNVAIKVNAVVYFRVLEPSKSVVEVENYVVATSQLAQTTLRSVVGSVELDEVLSSREKINQELQKIIDERTDPWGIKVSAVEVKELELPEGMKRAMARQAEAERERRAKIIAAEGELQAAEKLSEAARKMEASPVTLQLRYLQTIREISGERNTTTFFPIPVDLVKPFIDKLTKGEVKA; encoded by the coding sequence ATGGTAATTCGTACGCTTGATTTCGACATCGGCGCAGTAATTTCGTGGCTGGGAAGTTCGGCGGTAGTGCTGTTCTTCCTGCTTATCGTGCTCTCAATGGCAGTAAGAGTCGTCCCTGAGTACCGCAGGCTGGTGCTGTTCCGTCTTGGCCGGCTTGTAGGGAGCAGAGGGCCCGGCATCGTGTTCATCCTTCCGTTCCTTGACCGCGCGGTAACGGTTGACTTGAGGATTCTGACGCTCGACGTGCCGGTTCAGGAAGTCATCACGAAGGACAACGTAGCCATCAAGGTTAATGCTGTCGTGTACTTCCGCGTTCTTGAGCCGTCAAAGTCAGTCGTTGAGGTAGAAAATTACGTTGTAGCAACAAGCCAGCTCGCACAGACTACATTGCGTTCTGTCGTCGGAAGCGTTGAGCTCGATGAAGTTCTGTCTTCGCGCGAGAAGATTAACCAGGAGCTCCAGAAGATTATTGACGAGAGAACAGACCCGTGGGGAATCAAGGTCAGTGCAGTCGAGGTGAAGGAGCTTGAACTTCCCGAAGGAATGAAGCGCGCGATGGCACGTCAGGCAGAGGCAGAGCGTGAACGCCGTGCGAAGATTATTGCTGCGGAAGGCGAACTTCAGGCGGCGGAGAAACTCTCAGAGGCTGCGCGCAAGATGGAGGCCTCACCGGTAACCCTTCAGCTGCGTTACCTGCAGACCATCAGGGAAATTTCCGGCGAGCGCAACACAACAACGTTCTTCCCGATTCCTGTTGACCTCGTTAAGCCGTTCATCGACAAGCTCACGAAAGGAGAGGTGAAGGCATGA
- a CDS encoding dicarboxylate/amino acid:cation symporter translates to MMKMGLVPKLIIAIIVGILIGLYMPLWVCRTVVTASGIFSTFLKFVIPLMILAYVTMGIADLSQGAGKLLIITVILAYGSTLIAGSASFVISDTLFPSFMSPDALAKIQETADKSVASYFSLAIPPLLDTLSAVVMAFMLGLCLSAMKGKEIGMSLYNGMKDFSGIIDKVLNNVIVPFLPLYICGTFVDMTYSGKTFTILGILWKVFLVVIAMHLCYIVIQFFIAGAVSGKNPIKLIINQIPGYATALGTQSSAATIPVNLKCAEHDGISAEIRNFVVPLCANIHMCGSMITITACATAVCMMNQLPISLATVIPFIMTLGVAMVASPGAPGGSIMTALPFLYMIFGPEAGDPNGPICAIMVALYITQDSFGTACNVSGDNAIGTVVDAIYNKWIKA, encoded by the coding sequence ATCATGAAAATGGGACTCGTCCCGAAACTCATCATCGCTATTATTGTCGGCATCCTCATCGGCCTGTACATGCCCTTGTGGGTCTGCCGTACGGTCGTAACCGCATCAGGAATCTTCAGCACGTTCCTGAAGTTCGTCATCCCGCTGATGATACTTGCGTACGTTACGATGGGCATTGCTGACCTCTCGCAGGGCGCAGGCAAACTCCTCATCATCACAGTTATTCTCGCTTACGGCTCAACCCTCATCGCAGGCAGCGCGTCATTCGTTATCTCCGATACACTCTTCCCGAGCTTCATGAGCCCCGACGCTCTGGCCAAGATTCAGGAGACAGCGGACAAGTCTGTAGCCTCGTACTTCTCGCTCGCTATTCCTCCGCTCCTCGATACGCTGTCGGCGGTCGTGATGGCATTCATGCTCGGCCTGTGCCTCTCCGCAATGAAGGGCAAAGAAATCGGCATGTCTCTCTACAACGGCATGAAGGACTTTTCCGGCATCATTGACAAGGTGCTCAATAACGTAATCGTCCCGTTCCTTCCGCTGTACATCTGCGGGACGTTCGTTGACATGACGTACTCAGGCAAGACCTTCACGATTCTGGGCATCCTCTGGAAGGTGTTCCTTGTCGTTATCGCAATGCACCTGTGCTACATCGTTATACAGTTCTTCATCGCCGGAGCAGTCAGCGGCAAGAACCCCATCAAGCTCATCATCAACCAGATACCCGGCTACGCGACGGCACTCGGTACGCAGTCTTCAGCCGCAACAATCCCCGTCAACCTCAAGTGCGCGGAGCATGACGGCATCAGCGCGGAGATCCGCAACTTCGTCGTACCTCTTTGCGCAAACATTCACATGTGCGGGTCGATGATTACGATTACGGCTTGTGCTACGGCGGTCTGCATGATGAACCAGCTTCCCATCAGCCTGGCGACGGTTATACCGTTCATCATGACGCTCGGCGTTGCTATGGTAGCTTCTCCCGGAGCTCCCGGCGGCTCGATAATGACTGCGCTTCCCTTCCTGTATATGATTTTCGGGCCCGAAGCAGGAGACCCCAACGGGCCGATATGTGCAATCATGGTAGCATTGTACATTACACAGGACTCCTTCGGGACGGCGTGCAACGTTTCAGGCGACAACGCAATCGGCACTGTCGTTGACGCAATCTATAACAAGTGGATTAAGGCATGA
- the sdaAA gene encoding L-serine ammonia-lyase, iron-sulfur-dependent, subunit alpha, with product MLLKYDTISELVDAAGSGKISELVLADQSKAMDVSAEEIFARMEKSFDVMCEAVRAGQDEHVRSMSGLTGGEGFKMKNYAETGGLSGKFMTKAMSMALAVAGYNASMGKIVATPTAGSCGIMPGCLVSLFDEGRAEKRDIVMSMFTAGAFGIVIAKNASIAGAQGGCQAECGSASGMAAASLVELMGGTPAQCADACAIAIANQLGLVCDPVAGLVEIPCIKRNVSGVMIAFSSADMALAGIKAYIPVDECIVAMRNVGDALSPALKETAGGGLAATPTGRRLKEQVFGKDRDE from the coding sequence ATGCTGCTTAAGTATGACACAATCAGTGAGCTTGTGGATGCGGCAGGGAGCGGCAAAATCAGCGAGCTTGTGTTAGCTGACCAGTCGAAGGCTATGGACGTTTCGGCGGAAGAGATATTCGCGCGTATGGAGAAGAGCTTTGACGTTATGTGCGAGGCAGTCAGGGCAGGGCAGGACGAGCACGTCCGCTCAATGTCAGGCTTAACCGGCGGCGAGGGCTTCAAGATGAAGAACTACGCGGAGACGGGCGGCCTCTCAGGAAAGTTCATGACTAAAGCAATGTCGATGGCTCTTGCTGTCGCTGGCTACAATGCCTCGATGGGAAAGATTGTCGCTACACCGACTGCAGGAAGCTGCGGGATAATGCCGGGCTGTCTTGTGTCTCTGTTCGACGAGGGCAGAGCAGAGAAGCGCGATATAGTCATGTCGATGTTCACGGCCGGAGCGTTCGGGATAGTGATTGCGAAGAACGCGAGCATTGCCGGAGCGCAGGGAGGATGCCAGGCTGAGTGCGGGAGTGCCTCAGGAATGGCGGCGGCCTCACTCGTTGAGCTGATGGGCGGAACACCTGCACAGTGTGCGGATGCTTGTGCGATTGCGATTGCGAACCAGCTCGGGCTTGTGTGCGACCCTGTTGCGGGGTTAGTGGAGATTCCGTGCATAAAGCGCAATGTTTCCGGCGTGATGATAGCGTTCTCGTCGGCTGACATGGCACTTGCCGGGATAAAGGCGTATATTCCCGTCGATGAGTGCATAGTTGCGATGCGGAACGTCGGCGACGCTCTGAGCCCTGCCCTGAAGGAGACAGCAGGAGGAGGACTCGCGGCTACACCGACAGGACGCAGGCTGAAGGAGCAAGTATTCGGCAAGGACAGAGACGAGTGA
- the acpS gene encoding holo-ACP synthase has protein sequence MIAGIGVDLCSISRVEEALASDYFRDELFSAEEIAYAESKGAGRFGSYAACFAAREAFIKASGFTLSAVMFSRNFELVHDLDGAPAVKLSGDLAARYPENNAQIFVSISHEGDYACAMVVIEKINDEVIVNGNSYA, from the coding sequence ATGATTGCTGGTATAGGCGTAGACTTGTGCAGTATCTCGCGGGTTGAAGAAGCATTAGCGTCTGACTACTTCCGCGATGAGCTCTTCAGTGCAGAAGAAATCGCTTATGCAGAATCTAAGGGTGCAGGGCGTTTCGGGAGCTACGCGGCGTGTTTTGCGGCTCGCGAGGCGTTCATCAAGGCATCAGGCTTCACGTTAAGTGCCGTGATGTTCAGCCGTAACTTCGAGCTTGTTCACGATTTGGACGGTGCTCCGGCGGTGAAGCTGTCGGGAGATTTGGCGGCGCGTTACCCTGAGAATAATGCGCAAATTTTTGTGTCAATCTCCCACGAGGGGGATTATGCCTGTGCAATGGTAGTAATAGAGAAAATCAATGATGAGGTGATAGTTAATGGTAATTCGTACGCTTGA
- the dnaJ gene encoding molecular chaperone DnaJ produces the protein MDDLYEILGVPRDASQADIKKAYRSLVKQFHPDAHPGDKDIEEKFKRINAAYTVLSDPEKRAHYDRTGSTSPSADPFGGGFAGGGFTTVDLGDLFGDMFSQMFGGGGGGSSRRSRRGRDEEQIIHITLLEAFNGTTREIEFTRDEECSHCHGTGAKSGTKPEKCPRCHGSGRVVTVHQNGYMKFESASPCPDCKGTGKFIREKCGECGGTGRIRTKQTHSMKIHPGVFSGHQYVIQGAGGEGYNGGPAGDLYLTIDIEPDRRFERDGDNLHTVIAINYPQAVLGTDAEISGVDGTTEKFSIPAGTQHGQVIKLKGRGMPRLKSSYRGDLHVHVNIDIPKEVSGKQKELIEALAEEMGTPVNENLFSKFKGLFK, from the coding sequence TTGGATGACTTATACGAGATACTAGGAGTTCCCAGAGACGCATCACAGGCGGACATCAAGAAGGCGTACCGAAGTCTTGTGAAACAGTTTCACCCCGATGCACACCCGGGCGACAAGGACATAGAGGAGAAGTTCAAGCGCATCAACGCGGCCTATACCGTCCTCAGCGACCCGGAAAAGCGCGCGCATTACGACCGCACCGGCTCGACCAGCCCGAGCGCAGACCCGTTCGGCGGAGGGTTCGCTGGCGGAGGGTTCACGACGGTGGACTTGGGAGACTTGTTCGGCGACATGTTCTCGCAGATGTTCGGCGGAGGAGGCGGGGGAAGTTCACGCAGAAGCAGGCGCGGAAGAGACGAGGAGCAGATCATCCACATCACTCTTCTTGAGGCGTTCAACGGGACGACGCGCGAGATTGAGTTCACGAGGGACGAGGAATGTTCGCACTGTCATGGCACGGGCGCGAAATCCGGCACTAAGCCCGAGAAGTGCCCCCGCTGTCATGGGAGCGGACGCGTCGTAACTGTGCACCAGAACGGCTACATGAAGTTCGAGAGTGCTTCGCCGTGCCCGGACTGCAAAGGGACAGGAAAATTCATCCGCGAAAAGTGCGGCGAATGCGGAGGCACAGGCCGAATCCGCACTAAGCAGACCCACAGCATGAAGATTCATCCCGGAGTGTTCAGCGGACATCAGTACGTGATTCAGGGGGCAGGCGGCGAAGGCTACAACGGCGGCCCGGCCGGAGACTTGTACCTCACGATAGACATCGAGCCCGACAGGAGGTTCGAGCGCGACGGCGACAACCTTCACACCGTGATAGCCATCAACTACCCGCAGGCAGTCTTGGGCACTGATGCGGAGATAAGCGGTGTTGACGGCACAACGGAGAAGTTCAGCATTCCTGCAGGAACACAGCACGGGCAGGTCATCAAGCTCAAGGGCAGAGGTATGCCGCGCCTGAAGTCGTCCTACAGAGGAGACCTGCACGTTCACGTGAACATCGACATCCCGAAGGAAGTCAGCGGCAAGCAGAAGGAACTAATCGAGGCACTCGCTGAGGAGATGGGCACGCCGGTGAACGAAAACCTGTTCAGCAAGTTCAAGGGACTGTTCAAATGA
- the alaS gene encoding alanine--tRNA ligase encodes MKYRTAKELREMFVSFWEEKGAKHLPSFSLVPEDPSLLFTIAGMVPLKPYYLGIKDPEYPRVVTSQKCVRTNDIENVGRTARHHTFFEMLGNFTWGSYFKQEAISWAWEFLTERVGLEPERLYATIYTDDDEAFEVWRKFLPAEKIYRFGQDDNYWFMGDTGPCGPCSEIYYDRGEKYSCGKPTCGVGCDCDRYMEIWNLVFTQFDRQKDGSLPLLPHKNIDTGMGLERLASVVQGVDTDYETDLFTPLIEHTCRKAGITYGQNARDDMAVRVIADHVRSVAFMLADGVLPSNDGPGYVLRRLLRRAVRFGKLLGFEGMFLNEYLPILIGIMGDPYRELITQRPVIEQIISLEEEKFNKTLRQGTELFDEETAALKAKGITEIPGDVIFTLYDTYGFPPELTREMAGEQGFTLDEEGFTREMTGQRERARASSKQKRSALAGDVYTELENEYGATRFTGYETHTGTGNVIALITPEGRTDTVKDTPEFEIVLDVTPFYAERGGEVGDTGTITVNGQTFSVINTVPHGKVIVHTVKGEGTINVGDEAVCTVNDERRASIRRNHTATHLLHEALGRVLGRHVRQAGSLVTDEFLRFDFTHHSAVTDEEIAEAERIINTEILANVEVNISEHSKDEAQALGAKALFDEKYGDVVRVVDVPGFSMELCGGLHVKRTGDIGSFKILREESIGSGTRRILAVTGMNVLTIMQKLFALRASMTALLATDEDGLVDKAKALVDELKTVRSEIQAVKLRELTENAERFFEREETGGVLVHTGRFPNIPANMLRDIGDKAKARQEGSVVILASPSDDGACQLVVMADDKAVSLGVNAGALVKEACAVLGGKGGGRKNLAQGGGKDGAKLEEALAKMREILSQQVK; translated from the coding sequence ATGAAGTACCGTACCGCAAAAGAACTCCGTGAAATGTTCGTCTCATTCTGGGAGGAGAAAGGCGCAAAGCATCTTCCCAGCTTCTCGCTCGTGCCTGAAGATCCGTCGCTTCTGTTCACGATTGCTGGAATGGTTCCCCTCAAGCCCTACTATCTCGGCATAAAAGACCCCGAATATCCCCGCGTAGTTACATCGCAGAAATGTGTGCGCACCAATGACATCGAGAACGTAGGACGCACAGCCCGTCATCACACGTTCTTTGAGATGCTGGGGAACTTCACGTGGGGTAGCTACTTCAAGCAGGAAGCAATCTCGTGGGCGTGGGAGTTCCTCACCGAACGTGTCGGGCTCGAACCTGAGAGGCTGTACGCGACAATCTACACGGACGACGACGAAGCCTTCGAGGTCTGGAGGAAGTTCCTCCCTGCGGAAAAGATTTACCGCTTCGGGCAGGACGACAACTATTGGTTCATGGGAGACACAGGACCTTGCGGGCCGTGCAGTGAAATCTACTACGACAGAGGCGAAAAGTATTCATGCGGAAAGCCCACGTGCGGAGTCGGGTGCGACTGCGACCGCTACATGGAAATCTGGAATCTCGTTTTCACGCAGTTCGACCGCCAGAAGGACGGAAGCCTTCCCCTTCTGCCCCACAAGAATATTGATACGGGAATGGGCTTAGAGCGTCTTGCGTCAGTCGTTCAGGGAGTAGATACGGACTACGAAACGGATTTGTTCACTCCTCTGATTGAGCACACGTGCAGGAAGGCCGGAATAACCTACGGACAGAACGCGCGCGATGATATGGCTGTGAGGGTGATTGCCGACCACGTGAGGAGTGTTGCCTTCATGCTTGCGGACGGAGTTCTGCCGAGCAACGACGGGCCGGGCTACGTGCTGAGAAGGTTATTGCGCAGGGCTGTACGTTTCGGGAAACTATTAGGCTTTGAAGGAATGTTCCTGAATGAGTACCTGCCTATCCTCATCGGCATAATGGGAGACCCGTACCGCGAATTAATCACACAGCGTCCCGTAATCGAGCAGATAATCAGCCTCGAGGAGGAGAAGTTCAACAAGACGTTACGTCAGGGCACGGAGCTATTCGACGAGGAGACAGCCGCCCTTAAAGCGAAGGGCATAACGGAGATTCCCGGCGATGTTATATTCACGCTCTATGACACTTACGGTTTCCCGCCGGAACTTACGCGCGAAATGGCCGGTGAGCAGGGCTTCACCCTTGACGAGGAAGGTTTCACCCGCGAGATGACGGGACAGCGTGAACGTGCCCGGGCTTCGAGCAAGCAGAAGAGGAGCGCGCTTGCCGGAGACGTGTACACGGAGCTCGAGAACGAGTACGGAGCAACACGCTTCACGGGCTACGAGACGCACACAGGTACGGGGAACGTTATTGCGCTCATCACGCCCGAAGGCAGGACTGACACCGTCAAGGACACGCCGGAGTTCGAGATAGTGCTTGACGTTACGCCCTTCTACGCAGAACGCGGCGGAGAGGTCGGCGACACAGGAACTATCACGGTGAACGGACAGACTTTCAGCGTCATCAACACAGTACCTCACGGCAAAGTCATCGTCCACACGGTTAAAGGTGAAGGAACTATAAACGTGGGCGACGAGGCAGTCTGCACGGTCAATGACGAACGCAGGGCATCAATCCGCCGCAACCACACGGCAACGCACCTTCTGCACGAGGCATTAGGGCGCGTACTTGGCCGACACGTGAGGCAGGCGGGCTCGCTTGTAACTGACGAGTTCCTGCGGTTTGACTTCACGCATCATTCTGCTGTAACGGACGAGGAGATAGCGGAGGCAGAACGCATCATCAACACCGAGATTCTTGCGAACGTTGAGGTGAACATCTCCGAGCACAGCAAGGACGAGGCACAGGCACTCGGAGCTAAGGCACTCTTTGACGAGAAATACGGTGATGTCGTGAGAGTGGTTGATGTTCCGGGCTTCTCGATGGAGTTGTGCGGAGGACTTCACGTGAAGAGGACGGGCGACATCGGGAGCTTCAAGATTCTGCGTGAGGAGAGCATAGGCTCAGGCACACGGCGCATTCTTGCTGTTACGGGAATGAACGTGCTTACGATTATGCAGAAGCTGTTTGCGCTGAGGGCATCGATGACCGCACTGCTCGCGACTGACGAGGACGGACTTGTGGACAAGGCGAAGGCACTTGTTGACGAGCTTAAGACTGTACGGAGTGAGATTCAGGCCGTGAAGCTGAGGGAACTCACCGAGAACGCAGAACGTTTCTTTGAGCGCGAGGAGACGGGCGGGGTTCTTGTGCATACGGGAAGATTCCCGAACATTCCGGCAAACATGCTGAGGGACATCGGCGACAAGGCAAAAGCCAGGCAGGAAGGCAGCGTAGTGATTCTTGCGTCGCCAAGTGATGACGGAGCATGTCAGCTCGTTGTGATGGCAGATGATAAGGCGGTAAGTCTCGGTGTGAATGCCGGAGCACTGGTGAAGGAAGCGTGTGCTGTTCTCGGAGGCAAGGGCGGCGGCAGGAAGAACCTTGCGCAGGGAGGCGGCAAGGACGGCGCGAAACTTGAGGAAGCACTTGCGAAGATGAGGGAGATTCTCTCACAGCAGGTGAAATAA
- the sdaAB gene encoding L-serine ammonia-lyase, iron-sulfur-dependent subunit beta, producing the protein MNVFDIIGPVMIGPSSSHTAGAVRLGRVANKVMDGKKPKTLDITLSGSFARTYRGHGTDRALLAGVMGYHSYSDEIRDALDIAKNEGIDYRFIEQDIPGAHPNTARIHFTLEDGTEGTVEGASIGGGNIRVDLVNGMRVDFTGENNTILVLHWDRPGVIADVTALMRLKYSHVNISNFHLSRKERGGEALMTIEIDGQPEPGMTEDLRGLSNVINSLLIRAI; encoded by the coding sequence ATGAACGTTTTTGACATCATAGGGCCGGTAATGATTGGCCCCTCAAGTTCTCACACTGCCGGTGCGGTACGACTTGGCCGTGTCGCAAATAAGGTCATGGACGGCAAGAAGCCCAAGACGCTCGACATAACATTATCGGGCTCGTTCGCGCGAACTTACAGGGGGCACGGGACAGACCGCGCGCTCTTGGCCGGAGTGATGGGCTACCACAGCTACAGCGATGAGATTCGCGACGCACTGGACATCGCGAAGAACGAAGGCATAGACTACCGCTTCATCGAGCAGGACATTCCCGGAGCACACCCCAACACTGCACGGATTCACTTCACGTTAGAGGACGGCACGGAAGGCACGGTCGAGGGTGCGAGCATCGGCGGCGGAAATATCCGCGTTGACCTCGTGAACGGAATGCGCGTAGACTTCACCGGCGAGAACAACACGATTCTTGTGCTCCACTGGGACAGGCCGGGCGTAATTGCGGACGTCACGGCGTTGATGAGGCTGAAGTACTCTCACGTGAACATCTCCAACTTCCACTTGTCGCGCAAGGAACGCGGGGGCGAAGCACTCATGACGATAGAGATTGACGGCCAGCCCGAGCCCGGAATGACTGAAGACCTGCGGGGCTTGAGCAACGTCATCAACTCGCTGCTTATCCGTGCAATCTAG